From Williamwhitmania sp., a single genomic window includes:
- the dcd gene encoding dCTP deaminase codes for FQDKLISEENNTPILSYGLSSYGYDIRLSPSQCLLFGGVQHGVCDAKNFDPEILKETELHEDEKGQYFIIPPFGYCLGVAMERLCLPRDVTVVAVGKSTYARSGILVNITPAEAGWEGHLTLEISNCTSLFNKIYASEGICQLLFYQGEPCEVSYLERKGKYNKQPYKVVLSKV; via the coding sequence TTTCCAAGATAAACTGATAAGTGAGGAAAACAACACACCAATCTTAAGTTATGGTCTATCGAGCTATGGGTACGATATTCGGCTGTCTCCTAGTCAGTGCCTTCTTTTTGGCGGTGTCCAACACGGCGTTTGCGACGCTAAAAATTTTGATCCTGAAATCTTAAAAGAAACTGAATTACACGAAGATGAAAAAGGCCAATATTTTATTATTCCACCGTTCGGCTATTGTCTCGGCGTCGCGATGGAAAGACTCTGCCTTCCCAGGGACGTTACAGTTGTTGCGGTTGGCAAGAGTACTTACGCAAGAAGCGGCATCCTCGTCAACATTACTCCGGCAGAAGCAGGTTGGGAGGGTCATTTAACTCTAGAGATTAGTAATTGCACTAGCTTATTTAATAAAATTTATGCTAGTGAGGGTATCTGCCAGCTTTTGTTCTATCAAGGTGAGCCTTGCGAAGTGTCGTACCTTGAGCGGAAAGGTAAGTACAACAAACAACCTTATAAAGTTGTGCTGT